The Salvelinus namaycush isolate Seneca chromosome 31, SaNama_1.0, whole genome shotgun sequence genomic interval AGAGGTCAGATGTAAGAGGTGCGTGTCATGTTCCTTGGCATATGGAGAGGAGCTGCTGCCTCGCACTCTGTGCCCTTGTAAactcaacacacacatacacactctctaatTGATCTGGAAGTGGTTAGGAGACCAGACCACCCATAGGGGAGGGAGAACAACAAGGAGTAGAAGAGAAAAATGAGAGAGAGATTGTAGACAGTTGAGGGTGGCTTGGAATGGAGATATGGGGATTCAGTGCTTCATCTcttattttgtctttctttctctctgacctatcctctcttattttgtctttctttctctctgacctatcctctcttattttgtctttctttctctctgacctGTCCTCTcttattttgtctttctttctctctgacctatcctctcttattttgtctttctttctctctgacctatcctctcttattttgtctttctttctctctgacctatcctctcttattttgtctttctttctctctgacctatcctctcttattttgtctttctttctctctgacctGTCCTCTcttattttgtctttctttctctctgacctatcctctcttattttgtctttctttctttctgaccTATCCTCTcttattttgtctttctttctctctgacctatcctctcttattttgtctttctttctctctgacctatcctctcttattttgtctttctttctctctgacctatcctctcttattttgtctttctttctctctgacctatcctctcttattttgtctttctttctgtctgacCTATGCTCTcttattttgtctttctttctctctgacctatcctctcttattttgtctttctttctctctgacctACCCTCTcttattttgtctttctttctctctgacctATCCTCTCTTATTttgcctttctttctctctgacatATCCTCTcttattttgtctttctttctctgacCTATCCTCTcttattttgtctttctttctctctgacctatcctctcttattttgtctttctttctctctgacctatcctctcttattttgtctttctttctctctgacctatcctctcttattttgtctttctttctctctgacctatcctctcttattttgtctttctttctctctgacctatcctctcttattttgtctttctttctctctgacctatcctctcttattttgtctttctttctctctgacctatcctctcttattttgtctttctttctctctgacatATCCTCTcttattttgtctttctttctctctgacctatcctctcttattttgtctttctttctctctgacctatcctctcttattttgtctttctttctctctgacctatcctctcttattttgtctttctttctctctgacctatcctctcttattttgtctttctttctctctgacctatcctctcttattttgtctttctttctctctgacctATCCTCTCTTATTTtgtatttctttctctctgacctatcctctcttattttgtctttctttctctctgacctatcctctcttattttgtctttctttctctctgacctatcctctcttattttgtctttctttctctctgacctACCCTCTcttattttgtctttctttctctctgacctACCCTCTCTTATTttgcctttctttctctctgacctATCCTCTCTTATTTTGCCTTTCTTTCTCTGACCTATCCTCTcttattttgtctttctttctctctgacctatcctctcttattttgtctttctttctctctgacctatcctctcttattttgtctttctttctctctgacctatcctctcttattttgtctttctttctctctgacctatcctctcttattttgtctttctttctctctgacctatcctctcttattttgtctttctttctctctgacctatcctctcttattttgtctttctttctctctgacctGTCCTCTcttattttgtctttctttctctctgacctATCCTCTCTTATTTtggctttctttctctctgacctatcctctcttattttgtctttctttctccctgACCTATCCTCTCTTATTTtggctttctttctctctgacctatcctctcttattttgtctttctttctctctgacctatcctctcttattttgtctttctttctgtctgacCTATCCTCTcttattttgtctttctttctctctgacctatcctctcttattttgtctttctttctctctgacctACCCTCTcttattttgtctttctttctctctgacctACCCTCTcttattttgtctttctttctctctgacctatcctctcttattttgtctttctttctctctgacctatcctctcttattttgtctttctttctctctgacctATCCTCTCTTACTTTGTGCCTTCCTTTGTCTCtatctcattctttctctccatctttctcattccctcccctctccttcactcccctctctctctttctctttctatcagTTGTGTTCTCCTCTGAGCACCTTCAGTCAGCTGCCCACTCAACCAGTTGCTATCTTCAcctctcaccacacacacacacacacacacacacacacacacacacacacacacacacacacacacacacacacacacacacacacacacacacacacacacacacacacacacacacacacacacacacacacacacacacacacacacacacctctgtgtaggccagggctctgtgtagggctgtgtaggccagggctctgtgtagggctgtgtaagccagggctctgtgtagggctgtgtaagccagggctctgtgtagggctgtgtaggccagggctctgtgtagggctgtgtaaGCCAGGgttctgtgtagggctgtgtaaGCCAGGgttctgtgtagggctgtgtaagccagggctctgtgtagggctgtgtaggccagggctctgtgtaggGCTATGTAGGCCAGGGCTTTGTGTAGGGCTGTGTAggccagggctctgtgtagggctgtgtaggccagggctctgtgtagggctgtgtagGCCACGGCTCTGTCTAGGGCTGTGTAGGCCAGGGCTCTGTTTAGGGCTGTGTAGACCAAGGTTCTGTGTAggccagggctctgtgtagggctgtgtagGCCATGGCTCTGTGTAGCCCAGGGCTCTAGGGCTGTGTAGGCCATGGCTCTGTTTAGGGCTGTGTAGGCCAGGGCTCTGTTTAGGGCTGTGTAGGCCAGGGCTCTGAGTAGGGCTGTGTAGGTCAGGGCTCTGAGTAGGGCTGTGTAggccagggctctgtgtagggctgtgtaggccagggctctgtgtagggctgtgtagACCAAGGCTCTGTGTAGGCCAAGGCTCTGTGTAGGACTGTGTAGGCCAGGGCTCTGTGTAGCCCAGGGCTCTAGGGCTGTGTAGGCCAGTGCTCTGTTTAGGGCTGTGTAGGCCAGGGCTCTGAGTAGGGCTGTGTAGGCCAGGGATCTGTGTAGGCCAGGGTTCTAGGGCTGTGTAGGCCAGTGCTCTGTTTAGGGCTGTGTAGGCCAGGGCTCTGAGTAGAGCTGTGTAGGCCAGGGCTCTAGGGCTGTGTAGGCCAGGGCTCTGTGTAGAGCTGTATAGTCCAGGGCTCTGAGTAGAGCAGTGTAGGCCAGGGCTCTGTTTACGGCTGTGTAGGCCAGGGTTTTGTGTAGGGCTGTGTAGGCCAGGgatctgtgtagggctgtgtagGCCAGGGCTCTAGGGCTGTGTAGGTCAGGGCTCTAGGGCTGTGTAGGCCAGGGCTCTAGGGCTGTGTAGGCCAGGGCTCTGTGTAGAGCTGTGTAGGCCAGGGTTCTAGGGCTGTGTAGGCCAGGGCTCTGTTTAGAGCTGCGTAGAGCTGCGTAAGCCAGGGGTCTGTTTAGAGCTGTGTAGGCCAGGGCTCTGTGTAGAGCTGTGTAGAGCTGTGTAGTCCAGGGCTCTGTGTAGAACCAGGGTATGGAGAGTCATGTGTTCTGAAATAAAGTGTAAGAGTTCTTCACATTCTTCCTTTTCATGTCTACTGTcattttgttgttgtgttgctgatATGTGTTTTGTCAGTCATGGACATGGAGGGTGTGATTGTGTGGTGGAGATAGAGGTGTGGGGGGAGGGAgtgagcatgagagagagagagagagagagagagagagagagagaaggggtagtGGGGGTGAGAGGGATGGTGGGTGGGGACTGGAAACTAGGGGTGCTCTGGGTGCCACAGAGGTAAAATAGCCTTCTATGGACATCCTTCAGACACAGGGCTGCTAAACCTGGGCTCGGCcgctgtgtgtgagtttgtgagaGAGCGCTGTAGTGGTCTAGTGATAGGCTGTAAAGTGCTGAGGCAGGACAGAGTTGAGCCAAACTGCATACATTACATATACATCGTCTGAAgatgcgtgcgcacacacacacacacacacacacacacacacacacacacacacacacacacacacacacacacacacacacacacacacacacacacacacacacacacacacacacacacacacacacacacacacacacactagaggaaAGCGTCACAGCTCCATGGACAATATCAGCAGTGATAAGAGGCCTACTCTCTCCACTCCATTCTacacgccctctctctctcccccctcttttctactctcatctctctaaATCTATGtctaccaccctctctccctctatttacaatactttctttctctgtcactttgtctaccctctctcctctcatactggTGTTCAATTAGAGTATCTATCTGCCAGGTGGTCTTTTGAGGATGTTATTTCTGCTCCAAATAGTGCCTCTTGGTGGTAGAAAAGAAGACTGCAGCTTTTCAGTGGTCTGCCATGCCCATGTGGCCTTTAGAATAACTGTTGTGCTTTATTCACTGACTATGCTTTTGTAAAAGTAGCAGTAACAGACTCTCAAGCCATTTAGAGAGTATCATCAACCTTGTTTGtgttctctgtgtctgtctctctctctgtgtctgtctctctctctgtgtctgtctctctctgtgtctgtctctctctgtgtctctgtctctctctctgtctctctctctctctctgtgtgtctctctctctgtgtctgtctctctctctgtggctgtctctctctctgtgtctgtctctctctctgtgtctgtctgtctctctgtgtctgtctgtctctctctgtgtctgtgtgtctctctctgtgtctgtgtgtctctctctgtgtctcgctctctctgtgtctgtctctctctctgtgtctgtctctctctctgtgtctgtctctctctctgtgtctgtctctctctctgtgtctgtctctctctctctgtgtctgtctctctctctgtgtctgtctctctctgtgtgtctgtctctctctctttgtgtctctctctccgtgtctgtctctctctctgtgtctgtctctctctctctgtgtgtctttctctgtgtctgtctctctctctgtgtctgtctctctctctgtgtctgtctctctctctctctctctgtgcctgtctctctctctgtgtctgtctctctctctctgtgtctgtctctctctctctgtgtctgtctctctctctctgtgtctgtctctctcagattCTGCGTAAGAAGGGTCTAAATGGTTGTGACAGTCCCGACATCGAGGCAGACGACTCTGCTGGTCAGAGCCCCGAGTCAGAGGACAAATACCGCAAGATCAATGAAGACATTGACCTCCTGATCAGCAGACAGAGACTCTGTGTAAGTACAACTGGACCTGTGTGTGTATCCACTCATGCCTGTTCCGCTTCTCCATTTGCCTTGCTAACcctggtgtctgtctctgtccagcaGGCTCTCCCCCCGCCTAACTATGACATGGTTGGCTCCATCCAGGGCCAAAACAACAGTGGACTACTATACTCTCACCCCGGGGTGGGGGGATCCTTGTATAACCACAATCTTCTGCCCCTTTGCCACACACACCCTGGCCTGCAGAGGAACAGCATGTCGCCTggaccccaacacacacaccctggcCTGCAGAGGAACAGCATGTCGCCTggaccccaacacacacaccaaccccccAGGGCTGGAAACTCAGGAGGGATGATGGGTTCAGAGCGGTCTAACACCGTCTCCAACGCTGGTGAGTTAACTATGCTATTTACTTTACATGCCGTCTTTTCTAATGTCTGATGCATtgataatgtacagtaccagtcaaaagttttagaacacctactcattccagggtttttctttatttttactattttctacattctagaataatagtgaagacatcaaaactatgatatagCACATatggtaaagggtggctactttaaagaatctgaaatataaaatatattttgatttggttactacatgattccatatgtgttatttcatagttttgatgtcttcactattattctagaatgtagaaaatagtaaaaataaagaaaaacccttgaatgagtaggtgttctaaaacttttgactggtactgtatattttattaGGCCTATTATGATTCCAGGTTCAATGTGTCCTCCCAGGTTAGACAAGAAAAACATACAGTATTCTCCTGTCCATCCGTCTCCTAGGTAGCGGTAACTATGGTAACCATCGTACCTCCCCGGGGCTGCTGTCTCCAGGAGGCATGGCCAAGACTTCGCCCCCGATGAACTCCATGACCCTGAGTGGCAACCGCAAGCCGGACCTCCGCCCGCTGCTGCCCCCTGGCAACAAGAACAACATGCCCTCCATCGTGAgtgatctcctctctctccatctctgtctatctcctctctctccatctctgtctatctcctccctacatctctgtctatctcctccctccatctctgtctatctcctctccctccatcactgtctttctcctccctccatctctgtctatctcctccctccatctctgtctatctcctccctccatctctgtctatctcctccctccatctctgtctatctcctccctacatctctgtctatctcctccctccatctctgtctttctcctccctccatctctgtctatctcctccctacatctctgtctatctcctccctccatctctgtctatctcctccctccatctctgtctatctcctccctccatctctgtctatctcctccctacatctctgtctatctcctccctacatctctgtctatctcctccctccatctctgtctatctcctctctctccatctctgtctatctcctccctccatctctgtctatctcctccgtacatctctgtctatctcctccctccatctctgtctatctcctccctccatctctgtctatctcctctctctccatctctgtctatctcctccctccatctatctcctctttctccatctctgtctttctcctccctccatctctgtctatctcctctctctccatctctgtctatctcctccctccatctctgtctatctcctccctacatctctgtctatctcctccctccatctctgtctatctcctccctccatctctgtctatctcctccctccatctctgtctatctcctccctacatctctgtctatctcctccctccatctctgtctttctcctccctccatctctgtctatctcctccctacatctctgtctatctcctccctccatctctgtctatctcctccctccatctctgtctatctcctctttctccatctctgtctttctcctccctccatctctgtctatctcctccctccatcactgtctatctcctctttctccatctctgtctttctcctccctccatctctgtctatctcctctttctccatctctgtctttctcctccctccatctctgtctatctcctccctccatctctgtctatctcctctttctccatctctgtctttctcctcactacatctctgtctatctcctccctccatctctgtctatctcctccctccatctctgtctatctcctctttctccatctctgtctttctcctccctccatctctgtctatctcttccctccatctctgtctatctcctctttctccatctctgtctttctcctccctacatctctgtctatctcctctttctccatctctgtctatctcctccctccatctctgtctatctcctccctACATCTCTGTCTATCtaatccctccatctctgtctatctcctccctacatctctgtctatctcctccctccatctctgtctatctcctccctccatcactgtctatctcctctctctccatctctgtctatctcctccctccatctctgtctttctcctccctccatctctgtctatctcctccctccatctctgtcgatctcctccctccatctctgtcgatctcctccctccatctctgtctatctcctcactccatctctgtctatctcctcactccatctctgtctatctcctctttctccatctgtctttctcctccctccatctctgtctttctcctccctccatctctgtctatctcctccctccatctctgtctatctccatctctgtctttctcctccctccatctctgtctatctcctccctccatctctgtctatctcctctttctccatctctgtctttctcctcactccatctctgtctatctcctcactccatctctgtctttctcctccctccatctctgtctatctcctccctccatctctgtctatctcctccctccatctctgtctatctcctccctccatctctgtctatctcctccctccatctctgtctttctcctccctccatctctgtctatctcctccctccatctctgtctatctcctccctccatctctgtctatctcctccctccatctctgtctatctcctctttctccatctctgtctatctcctctttctcatctctgtctatctcctccctccatctctgtctttctcctccctccatctctgtctatctcctccctccatctctgtctatctcctccctccatctctgtctatctcctccctccatctctgtctatctcctccctccatctctgtctatctcctctttctcatctctgtctatctcctccctccatctctgtctttctcctccctccatctctgtctatctcctccctccatctctgtctttctcctccctccatctgtctatctcctccctccatctctgtctatctcctccctccatctctgtctatctcctctttctccatctctgtctatctcctccctccatctctgtctatctcctctttctccatctctgtctttctcctcactccatctctgtctatctcctccctccatctctgtccatctcctccctccatctctgtctttctcctcactccatctctgtctatctcctccctccatctctgtctatctcctctctctccatctctgtctatctcctctctctccatctctgtctatctcctccctccatctctgtctatctcctccctccatctctgtctatctcctccctccatctctgtctttctcctccctccatctctgtctatctcctctctctccatctctgtctatctcctccctccatctctgtctatctcctccctccatctctgtctatctcctccctccatctctgtctatctcctccctACATCACTGTCTATCTCCTCCCTACATCACTGTCTAtctcctctttctccatctcccctGAGACAGTTAGAACCTTCCTGACTCTTACACAGTTCCTCTGACTCTTACACAGTTCCTCTGACTCCTACACAGTTCCTCTGACTCTTACACAGTTCCTCTGACTCTTACACAGTTCCTCTGACTCTTACACAGTTCATCTGACTCCTACACAGTTCCTCTGACTCCTACACAGTTCCTCTGACTCCTACACAGTTCCTCTGACTCCTACACAGTTCCTCTGACTCTTACACAGTTCCTCTGACTCCTACACAGTTCCTCTGACTCCTACACAGTTCCTCTGACTCTTACACAGTTCCTCTGACTCCTACACAGTTCCTCTGACTCCTACACAGTTCCTCTGACTCCTACACAGTTCCTCTGACTCCTACACAGTCCCTCTGACTCCTACACAGTTCCTCTGACTCCTACACAGTTCCTCTGACTCTTACACAGTTCCTCTGACTCCTACACAGTTTCTCTGACTCCTACACAGTTCCTCTGACTCTTACACAGTTCCTCTGACTCTTACACAGTTCATCTGACTCCTACACAGTTCCTCTGACTCCTACACAGTTCCTCTGACTCCTACACAGTTCCTCTGACTCCTACACAGTTCCTCTGACTCTTACACAGTTCCTCTGACTCCTACACAGTTCCTCTGACTCCTACACAGTTCCTCTGACTCCTACACAGTTCCTCTGACTCTTACACAGTTCCTCTGACTCCTACACAGTTCCTCTGACTCCTACACAGTTCCTCTGACTCTTACACAATTCCTCTGACTCCTACACAGTTCCTCTGACTCCTACACAGTCCCTCTGACTCCTACACAATTCCTCTGACTCCTACACAATTCCTCTGACTCCTACACAGTTCCTCTGACTCCTACACAGTTCCTCTGACTCCAACCCCCTCCGTACTCTAATATAAGTTGTATTGTTTTTCATGCTGCCAGTGTGAGGATTTTGACATGATGCTGGTAAGTAGTGTGATATCACACAGATGGACAACGTGGAGTTGCTATGCTGAATATCTGTTTATGTCTAGAATGACCATAGACCCAAGTCCTTCTAGCTACAAGTGTACTAATGTTAGTTTATTATTTTGTTGTTTCAGAACCAGAGAATAAACCACTCCCAGTCTGCCCAGACATTGGCTACCCCCGTGGTCTCCATAGCAACACCTACTCTGCCCGGGCAGGGTATGGTAGGGTATCCCTCTGCCCTCTCCACCTCATATGACACAGGTAGGCACTCCGTCTTCTACCACTCCGTCTTCTGTAAATATgtgttattatttgtattattgtttcattcacttCTCACTTCCCCCCTTGCTGCTCCTCCTATGGACATTCCCTCAGGAACATTCGagtttcactgtaccctgcaattacCTCTGGaaccctgtgcatgtgactaataaactcaTCTAATCTCTTCTGGACAGTGACCTCAGCTCCATCTCTGACCAAAAGTAGAGCTCTTATAGGGAATAGGAAGAAGTAATTTCAGATTTGCCCAAGATGTGTAACTTTTgttgtctcccccctctctatcccttCATCTTTAGAGTACTCTCTGGGTGACCTGTCAGGGTTTGGTAACAGATCAGGATCTCTCCACCTGGAATCAGTAACAGGCTGGCAGCAACAACCGCTACAGAATATACAGCACTCAGCACTGGGACACATGGGGTAagggtcggtcggtcggtcggtcggtcggtcggtcggtcggtcggtcggtcggtcggtcggtcggtcggtcggtcggtcggtcggtcggtcggtcggtcggtcggtcggtcggtcggtcggtcggtcggtcggtcggtcggtcggtcggtcggtcggtcggtcggtcggtcggtcggtcggtcggtcggtcggtcggtcggtcggtcggtcggtcggtcggtcggtcggtcggtcggtcggtcggtcggtcggtcggtcggtcggtcggtcggtcggtcggtcggtcggtcggtcggtcggtcggtcggtcggtcggtcggtcggtcggtcggtcggtcggtcggtcggtcggtcggtcg includes:
- the LOC120025500 gene encoding myocyte-specific enhancer factor 2C-like, with protein sequence MDMEGVIILRKKGLNGCDSPDIEADDSAGQSPESEDKYRKINEDIDLLISRQRLCQALPPPNYDMVGSIQGQNNSGLLYSHPGVGGSLYNHNLLPLCHTHPGLQRNSMSPGPQHTHPGLQRNSMSPGPQHTHQPPRAGNSGGMMGSERSNTVSNAGSGNYGNHRTSPGLLSPGGMAKTSPPMNSMTLSGNRKPDLRPLLPPGNKNNMPSINQRINHSQSAQTLATPVVSIATPTLPGQGMVGYPSALSTSYDTEYSLGDLSGFGNRSGSLHLESVTGWQQQPLQNIQHSALGHMGNICQNSNLNLQNVHQNLYIKSEPTSPPRDRGIGFVNGGMGGVSHGYPTNQGPAEAGQSPGDSLSSCGSSYDGSDREDHRGNDNFLLHPMSNQEERHSPSLKRMRLSKCWAT